tggttcagatttggtctggaccTGCCCAGAAATTAAGGCCGGTCCAGACTGCACCATAAAAAAAGTCAAGTGCGTCAAAGTGTTACTTCAAATTGCATTTTATGAACGCCCATCTATGTGTTAAACCCAGTGTTGCCAACTCCCCAGTAAGGACAGTAGATAAATGACGGCatcacctaatttgcataatCGGCCATGTGCAAGTAATTGTGATGGACACTgtaggagagagaaagtgagtaaaaaacaccctaaatatgtttagaactactatgtcacaattccaaccctccttTATCTGGGCTTGGGACcggcaaaagtgacccaaaagagaGACTGCAAAAGTTACTTAGTTTTTTAATTGAATTTTTCTTAATTTGTTTTTAACCTTATGGTCCACTTAGGAGCCTAcaacaagtcacagtaaaacatgaacatATTTGTGTCCTTTCCCCTAAAATTAAACTTCAAATGTATTCACCTCCCCAGCTTCTCATTCGCCCTTCAATTCTCTGATTAGAAATGGCTCCTGCTCTTTCAGGATCTCTAAGAAAATATCTTTGCCTTTGGGGCCACATCCTGTCAGGGGCCCATCAAAGAGCTCCCTCATCTTCTACTGTTTGGTTCTTTCAGATCTCACGTCACTGTAGCCATTGTCAGTGATGACTCCTCTCTTCAGGAGTCTGTCCAAGATGGGGTCTACCTCGCTCAGTCTCTGGATCAGGTCTGTCCGGTGGAGGTCCACAAAATGCTTACTTTGTGAATTGAGTCCTTTCGTCTCTGTAGTCGGCTGGGGATTTAAAATGATTTATTATCTTTGACTTTAACTGACATGGTGCATGTTTAGTCAATGTTGAGACACTGATCTTTTTGGCATAATATTTTTCTGACCTCTTCGTATTGTGTGATCCCAGACGGTTTCCCCCTCCACGTCACTGATTAGCTTTATACTGAAGTCAACATCTGCATCTTTTATGAACACCTCAAAGAAGTTTGGTTTGGTGTTGTCATATCTCAGCTTCATATTCTGTGGAGGcagtagatgagagagagttGGTTTTTTTGGTAGTTTTTGTTAGTATATTAAAATTGCTATTGCTTTTTTAATTAGATTGACATTCTGTGGGAGCTTAAACCATACAGGAGGTTTAACTTCAGCAGAAGGAGACGACGTTGTGAGGCTGAACCAATCCTTCACCCGAAGGGACTTGACTGGTTGCGGCTTTCTGATACTCCTGTATCCATAAGACTGCTCCTTTTTCTTCATTGCCTGAAGAAGCATAAGCCAACACGTCCTTGTCAAAACCATTCACACATGACATTTTGTTAGATTTTGTAGTTTGAAAGAGATTTCAATGAATGATAACATTCTAAACTAAAGTACCCAGCTACCCCGAGAAGAACTGCTGGGAGATGTTGACACAGCAACACCATATCGGACTCTTACCCCCAAGGTTTCCTAACACCACAAGTCAACCAAATTTCCCTGCTTTTGGATGGAAAATAAACAGCTGTTTTTCCGCCTGTAGGAACTGTATAGGCAGTGCTTTACTCATTTTGGGTTCCGGTACAGTCAATATTTAGGAACAGGATCTCAATAGTAGAACATTTGATGTGCTGGTAgtcagctccggtgagctccttACAAGTCAAACACTGAATAGGAGCTTGGCTACACTGTATATTAAATGTCAATTTTCTAAATCCACTGGTATTATCTGCATTGATAACATTGAGAGATGATTTAACCACAGAGGAGAACAATAAGTGGAAATAACCTGTTCTACAGAAGAATCACAGGGCACCAGATATGCATGTAGCGTGAGGAATGCTGTCTTGGCCTGGTAGAGCAGCAAGTCACAGTGGGCTTTCAGCGGAAAGCCAGATCTCACGAGAACTCCTTTTGGAGAGAAGGTTGGATGGAGGATCTTGACGTGGAAGCGGGTGACTTCATCCACTTGTTCTATGGACACACCACAGTCTTCTACATGTAGAACTCTCACTTTCTCTTTAAAGGAGGGATCATCGCCTGCAGAGATAAAAACAGGCACATTTGCATAAACATCAGGTTGACATCAACAACAAGGCTTTTTAAAAGTAGTTTGCATCAGTTATATTTGAATTATAAACATATACGCCCATACCAAAACAGGCAAAATGTGGCAGATGCACTTCTTCCAGTTCTCCTGAAATGACTGTGACATCCAATAGGGGGCCACCTTGCTTGTACCCCAAGCTTTTCATCATTGCCCTGTGAGGCTCCCAGGAGCTGAATTGATACTTCAGATTGACATGGTCTTTACATACCCAACGGAGCCCTGATACTCTGCACTCGTAGCGCCCCAGGCGAGACATGCTAGAGATGCCATGATAAGAAGACAGAATGGATTTAGTAAGTAAGTCATGTATTTAATTGTTTATCAGCAGTTGACAAACATCATATTGGTTACTTTACTTTGTTAAACTTTTCTGTAGATCCTCACATACTGTATTTCCTAAGTTTTTACAAGTAGTTCAACAAACGCTATGAAGTCAGACTTTCTTTAAATAATGGATAGGAGGTTTATTCCATCTAGTTACTGTTATCCTAAGACAGAATTGTTGGGTAACAAAACTTAAAGCTTTTATCATACGATATATGGTGAGGGACTAATCCAATCCAGGAGTGTACCTGAACATTGGGCCTTCTTCAGTGAAGACTGCAGGTTCAACCTGAACCCAATTGGTAGATTCCTGAATAAGGGAACATTGATCTCTGATTATCACAGATTATCAAACTGTATTTATGACATCATTCTTAAAACATCGTAGTGTGAAGGTTGTGCTTTGCACTTTGAAGGGTTTCTTTGCCTTACTTGCCTTCACACTTTTGTAAACCTGCTTATTCTATACATTAATTTGCAATTTAATGAAGAATGGTTTCTGGTTAGAAAAAAAGTTGCTAAGTAAAACCCTATAGGGTTCTTTGGTTGGTCCCCATAAGGGAACCCTTTTTTGTCATAGGTAGAATCCTTTGCATAGAGTGTAGTGTTGTAGGGTTCTTCATAGAACCCCCTGTaaatggttctacctagaaccctctatgaacggATCTACTAAGAACCCTTTTATATCATAAGGCTTTTTTTTGAGGGCCTAGAATAGTGGtaggaaactcctggtttacaggccacgttaggcctgcaagtcacattatgctcgctttcaaagtgatgtgtaattcctattggaatccagccagagtgaggATATCCAACAATTATACTTTTTATCActtgcaacctgcattcagaatgacatCAAAGGTAGTGAAGATTGATAAATGAGACTAAATCTAAATCTAAACTTGAACAACCATCCCAGTAATGAGTGCAATAAAtccaactactaacagattggattagtttaggaAAATGTACGTTATtaatctttgtgtagcataagattaatcaaccaatcaatgtacatgcaaaaacacagatattaaaacaaacaattctgaaaatcaacctgcaatagagcatacTGGGAAATATGATTATGATTGGCGTGGTTTTGAATGTTATACTCTACATAGAGTAAAAATGACAACCACACTCTGGTTATTAATATCAACACTGGAGTTATTTTACACCACTATGTCAGTTACATGTAAAATGACTATGGGAATACCAGATATATATATGCACAAATATTCCCATATAGGTTTGCTCACCTATCTCTTTTAACTTTTCAGATTACTCAAACTCCTGATGTTAAAGTTTAAACACTGAGTTAAACACAAATGCTCAAGCACTATGTAAATTATAGAAATTACAATAAATATGCTTATTCAGATTCAGAagcttcttgccttccaaagaatcctTCTTgccttaaaaaaaacaacaaaaaaaccttTTCTTCCAAAAACAGTTCTAAGCATGTtaaaggttctaggtagaaccctttgccttaTAAAGAGTCCTTGtctaccaaaaagggttcttcagatgaaaaaggttcttggtagaaccctatccctcTGCAAAGAACGCTTTTGTAATCATTTTTTCTAAGAGGGCAGCTGCCAGCTGGGTAATTCCATGTGAAAATAGACAAAATGTACAATTTCCCCAACATATTTCTTTATTGTCATGGAAACTATGTTATATTCATGAATAAAGAGCACAGTCAACATAGTTTGTGGTAAAACGTTTCATTTGTCAAAAACCTATCTACTACTATTATACACTCTATGAATACTGTAACAAACATTAGCTCACCATCACATTGGCACATGTTGGGCAACTTCTCACAGCCCCTGGGGACAGACACGTCAATCAGAAAATCAACCACACCAAGCATTAACCTCAGTGATAATACAGTGGTGTTAATTTCCTGGTACACAAAGCATTTTAAAATCAATGATATCACAAATACAATAACAATGATATTTAGTGCAAATAATGATCTCCATGAGATGAGTCACAAATGCTCCCAGAGTCACTGTCTCCCCTGTGTAGATTGGTGGGTTTGGACGTCCCGTGTCATTATATTGTGTATTAGCACATTAAAATATCAAGAACTTGAACATGAGTGAGAGAATATAGAGATACAAATTTGAAAAAGAACTGTCTTACCGTCTTTAATCAATTTGATGTCCGGTACTTCCAACATTTTACGAGGCTCCTCCTCTTTAATCCTATCCGAATGGGATGGGTAGTGGATGCCGTAGGCCACAGGACCTCTAATGGTGAAGCCAAGGTAGAAGCAGACGCCTCCGGACTTCCAAACTTTGCTTTGTTCTTCGGCAGAAACTTCAATCTCCTTGCCATCAACGCGCGCAAACACCCTGCGCTGTCTAACCACTCCATTGACTGGAAGAAGAAGGTCCTGGACACTGGGTTCTCTCCACACCTCACCACTCTCCTCTACCAATAGGTTGTCTATTTTTGATCTATGAACCAGTCTGCTCAAACCCTCACCCCGTCCCAGGAAAATAAGGGGGCGAAGGTACCTTAAGCGAAGATGCTTCTTGTATGTATTTTTGTAGGAGTCTTGCATCTCCAGAACACATTTGTTGAGGTCCATATTGAAATCCATTTTCTTATGCTCCTCGGGCCAAAACAGCAAAAGGACTAAGAAGTAAAACTCTGGGGTTTGGTTACCAAAATTAGCCAAAAGATTTCTCTCCAGAATGCTTCTTAGGATTGGCAAAGGGGTAAGCATTGGAGATGCTGTTTCCACTTCGCTTAAGATGATGTTGGCAAGGATTAAGTTTTGGGAAGCGTTATTCTCACCACCACCATCTTTCTTTTTTTCCCAATCCTTTTTTATTTCCTCCCAAAAGTGCATTTTATCATAGCCCTTGTCAAGACAGCGAAGCATTTCCTCTTTGAGCTTCTGGAGGGGTACATCTATTGCAGACTCTGAGTGTATAGGTGTGCATGTCCCCACATATTTGCAGTAGCAGTTCTTGACATCAGTCTGAAAGTAATGTGGTTCATCTTTCTCTATGCTGTGCTTGGAGTAAGTCAAGTAACTGTCAAAAAACTCACATTTCCTCTCCACCTCATCCCTGAGGCTGATGATGAGTGGCTTGTACTTGAAGAGCTTTTTCTGTCCGATTGATACGAAGGAGTCAGCGGATATTTCCATGGTAAGGACCTTTTGCCAGTTTTTATCAAGCGAGACAAGTGATTCAAAAACAATGTTGGCAACCTGTAGATAACTAAATAGTCCTCTGTTGTTAAAGATGTTTGTGACTTTGGTCATACCATCATCTTGCATGTCTGCTCCTTGCTCATTTTCAGCAGCCCTTTCCTCATCTTTGAAAGCCTCAAAGGCCTTTTCTGCCAGTTCCAAGATGTCTTGTGCAGAGATGGAAGGATCACGGACCTTGCTCTTCAAATGGTTCTTGTATACTTGCCCCAGTGTATCAGCAACAAATGAACTGTTAGGATCTCTTTCTTTTGCTATTTTTGCCCACTTCTCCGCTTTAAAATAGGCCCTTCTCTCAATGTAAAGAAAACGAGCAAGATTTTGAGGAAGAAATGGGTTTTGCTTGAATATCTCTGAAGCTAATTGTAAAACAGATACAACATTGCTTTTGGATTCTTCGCCTTCAATATCTTGAATCAACCTGGAAAACGTGTCTTTTCGCTCTTCTCCAATTTCCCTTTTCGTTAACATGTCTTGAACTAAAAATTGTTGTACCTCTTCTCTACAAAATTCAGTCAGAAAGTTCCTTGCTGTATCACTCCTGGTCACACCTGCCATAGCCAGTACCTTAACACACTGCTGTGCAATCAGTGAGTGAGCCATGCAGACATGTTTGTCTTGTCCCTGTCGAGCAGGGAATGTCACTATCAGATGAGTGAAAGGCTCCATTCGCTGCTCAAAGGAAGGACCTCCATAAATGGGATCTGGAGGACCAAGGAATGCCTGACATTGAGACTGCAGAAGGTGGGAGCCAGGGACGTAGGCATTCACCAGTGATAAGAATGCAAGAAGCTGGGAATTTTTAGATCTTCTATTTTTCCTGACATCTAAAAAGGCACACGTTTCTTTAACATAATCTCCACTGAAATTGGATTGCATTATGTTAAAGCCATGAAACTGTTTGTGTTCATTAATGTAGCTTCGACTGATCTCAATCTGTTTCTCCTCAAACTGTTGTTTCTCTGCTTCAGAAAGTTCCGTCCTGAGAATAATATGTCTTGAGTTGTTATGGTCCTCTTGTTTGATAACTGCCTTACGCACACAGTTTAAAATGATGACCACAGGCCTGTTGGTCTTAATGTTTTTCTCTGCAGTCTCTTTCATGATGGCATCCTGCAGATTCTCCAGAATACGCTCATCTTCCAGCAGTAAGAGCACAGTGTTCTGGTGGCCTTGACCGCCTGCAGTGAAAAGGTGAATCACCTGCTTGGCGATAGCGGGGATATCTGAGGTAGCACCTGTAAGAACAGCACATCTGAGCTTTTTACGCATATCCCAGAGCACCTGCTTGGCCAGAGTGGTTCCTCCACTGCCTGGCTGATGCAGCAGATTCATGGTAGAAGTCAGGTCGCCCTTACTCCGTTTCATAATATTTTCTATCAGCTCAGTGTATCCGTCTCTTTTGATAAAGGGGGTTGTTTTATCAGCTGACGTTGCCCTTTCAGCCCAGTAGAAGTTAAGCCATTGAGGTGGGGCTCCTCTGTAAAAATCTACCTCGGTCTCCTTAGCTACTGCGGAGTCTATGTCCTCTTCTTCAAATGCATTTGAGTACAAAACATCCAGAAGTGAAATGGAATCCCTGATTTGACTTCCAACAAAACTT
The DNA window shown above is from Salvelinus alpinus chromosome 31, SLU_Salpinus.1, whole genome shotgun sequence and carries:
- the LOC139561591 gene encoding sterile alpha motif domain-containing protein 9-like; protein product: MAHNTGSSLSNARHRESFVGSQIRDSISLLDVLYSNAFEEEDIDSAVAKETEVDFYRGAPPQWLNFYWAERATSADKTTPFIKRDGYTELIENIMKRSKGDLTSTMNLLHQPGSGGTTLAKQVLWDMRKKLRCAVLTGATSDIPAIAKQVIHLFTAGGQGHQNTVLLLLEDERILENLQDAIMKETAEKNIKTNRPVVIILNCVRKAVIKQEDHNNSRHIILRTELSEAEKQQFEEKQIEISRSYINEHKQFHGFNIMQSNFSGDYVKETCAFLDVRKNRRSKNSQLLAFLSLVNAYVPGSHLLQSQCQAFLGPPDPIYGGPSFEQRMEPFTHLIVTFPARQGQDKHVCMAHSLIAQQCVKVLAMAGVTRSDTARNFLTEFCREEVQQFLVQDMLTKREIGEERKDTFSRLIQDIEGEESKSNVVSVLQLASEIFKQNPFLPQNLARFLYIERRAYFKAEKWAKIAKERDPNSSFVADTLGQVYKNHLKSKVRDPSISAQDILELAEKAFEAFKDEERAAENEQGADMQDDGMTKVTNIFNNRGLFSYLQVANIVFESLVSLDKNWQKVLTMEISADSFVSIGQKKLFKYKPLIISLRDEVERKCEFFDSYLTYSKHSIEKDEPHYFQTDVKNCYCKYVGTCTPIHSESAIDVPLQKLKEEMLRCLDKGYDKMHFWEEIKKDWEKKKDGGGENNASQNLILANIILSEVETASPMLTPLPILRSILERNLLANFGNQTPEFYFLVLLLFWPEEHKKMDFNMDLNKCVLEMQDSYKNTYKKHLRLRYLRPLIFLGRGEGLSRLVHRSKIDNLLVEESGEVWREPSVQDLLLPVNGVVRQRRVFARVDGKEIEVSAEEQSKVWKSGGVCFYLGFTIRGPVAYGIHYPSHSDRIKEEEPRKMLEVPDIKLIKDGAVRSCPTCANVMESTNWVQVEPAVFTEEGPMFRYTPGLD